Proteins encoded within one genomic window of Natator depressus isolate rNatDep1 chromosome 1, rNatDep2.hap1, whole genome shotgun sequence:
- the LOC141985250 gene encoding uncharacterized protein LOC141985250 yields the protein MAQWTLTLVNRGVRADTVAKPDMLTHALIERGTKHECPLVTLEQRIMQAQAPPLEELDTVGRERHIWFTDGSSMVIHGKKRIRYAAINLEEEVLTGYLDHGSAQHAELHAIYQVLKQYAADKCPKTVYIYADSNYCVNGVQYWMFDWQKNGWKAADGKEIAYIEEWKWIYAWVTSHPDQLKIKHVKAHGKGSAAETIWNNRADAIARDYEGIAAVTRRQEQKVLGSVHVPGRIERQELVNIAHQFMHEGVEGTLGRLKQVAEWRGMRDDVETWVRNCVQCARDKARPPYQPQLLHQRRLGPWHRIQIDFIDKLPRSKEGFRYLLVIIDSFSGWVEAFPTRDNSARTAAKKLFSEVVCRYGTPEIIDSDNGGSFVGNIFTLMLKALGVSHKLHVPYRPQSSGQVERMNRTIKEALRKVVDRTGKDWPEKLPLILAAIRSSNRLRTKIQPYQILFGQAMRLVINPEQTSDTEINNPLGAHEHWQWLKQLQEDKATLQHRVSQAIELMNTRMENKKPGDSLLWEPGDQTQHPDNSCEPGPADVVRLFSFLQAPKTAA from the exons ATGGCGCAATGGACCCTAACCCTGGTAAACAGAGGAGTCCGGGCTGACACAGTGGCTAAACCTGACATGCTGACTCATGCTCTTATCGAAAGGGGGACTAAGCATGAATGTCCGCTAGTTACACTAGAACAGAGAATCATGCAAGCCCAAGCGCCCCCCCTTGAAGAACTAGATACAGTGGGTCGGGAAAGACACATTTGGTTCACCGATGGCAGTTCCATGGTGATCCATGGCAAAAAGAGAATCAGATATGCAGCCATAAATTTAGAAGAAGAGGTGTTAACAGGATATTTAGATCACGGCTCGGCACAACATGCCGAACTCCATGCAATATATCAAGTTTTAAAACAGTATGCAGCAGACAAATGCCCCAAAACTGTATACATCTATGCTGACAGCAACTATTGCGTGAATGGAGTGCAATATTGGATGTTTGATTGGCAAAAGAATGGCTGGAAAGCCGCGGATGGTAAAGAAATAGCGTACATAGAGGAATGGAAATGGATTTATGCCTGGGTTACCTCTCATCCCGATCAGTTAAAAATCAAACATGTAAAGGCACATGGGAAAGGCTCAGCAGCTGAAACCATCTGGAATAACCGTGCCGATGCTATAGCCAGAGACTATGAAGGGATAGCAGCAGTAACCCGAAGGCAGGAACAGAAGGTATTAGGATCAGTCCACGTCCCAGGAAGAATTGAAAGGCAGGAACTGGTGAATATAGCTCACCAATTCATGCACGAAGGAGTGGAGGGGACGTTGGGAAGGTTGAAGCAAGTGGCAGAATGGAGGGGGATGAGAGATGATGTAGAAACATGGGTCAGGAACTGTGTTCAGTGCGCCAGAGATAAAGCCCGACCCCCATACCAGCCTCAACTGCTACATCAAAGAAGGCTGGGTCCCTGGCATAGGATCCAAATAGATTTCATTGACAAATTACCACGAAGTAAAGAAGGATTCCGGTACTTGCTAGTAATCATAGATTCGTTCTCAGGATGGGTGGAAGCTTTCCCTACTAGGGACAATAGCGCTCGTACCGCGGCTAAGAAACTATTCTCTGAAGTAGTTTGCAGATATGGGACTCCCGAGATTATTGATTCAGACAACGGAGGATCATTTGTGGGAAACATATTTACCCTAATGCTTAAAGCTTTGGGGGTGTCACACAAACTTCATGTTCCATACAGACCCCAGTCCTCGGGACAAGTGGAACGAATGAACCGCACTATTAAAGAAGCTCTCAGGAAAGTTGTGGACCGCACCGGTAAAGACTGGCCTGAGAAGCTTCCACTAATACTGGCAGCTATCCGCAGCAGCAACAGGCTGAGAACTAAAATACAGCCTTACCAAATCCTCTTCGGGCAGGCAATGAGGCTGGTCATTAACCCTGAGCAAACATCAGATACGGAGATAAACAATCCGCTCGGAGCTCATGAGCACTGGCAGTGGCTAAAGCAGCTGCAGGAAGATAAAGCCACCTTACAGCATAGGGTGAGCCAAGCCATTGAGCTCATGAATACaagaatggaaaacaaaaaacctgggGACTCACTGTTATGGGAGCCAGGGGATCAG ACACAACACCCTGATAACAGTTGTGAACCAGGACCTGCAGACGTGGTACGTTTATTTTCATTCCTGCAGGCACCAAAGACTGCTGCTTAA